AGGGCTGTTGAGATGGGGTACAAGGTTAGCTTTGTTACTATGAACGACCTTATGCACTGTTTAAAAACCCAAGAGATATCAAGAAAAAGTAAAGGCAAAATAAATAAGGTTTTGTCCTCTAGCTTACTAATCATCGATGAACTAGGTTACTTGCCGATATCTAGGGAAGAGTCTAACCTGTTTTTCCAACTCATAACGGCACTTCATGAACAAGCATCACTTATTATTACCTCAAATAAAGGTCTAGAAGACTGGACTGAACTATTGGGTGACCCAGCTTTAACTACAGCTGTTTTAGATAGAATCACTCATAGATGTGAGTTATTTAATATGTCAGGTAAAAGTTATAGATTAGCACACAGAGAATCATTTTTTGAAGAAAATTCTAGGTTTTAACTGGAAAAAGGATAGGGAAAATTAATTGCCAAAATTTCTCCAATTCTACTTGCCAGTTACACTATGGCTACTGCCTATTAAGTTTTGGAGTTTGCTAACTTAATAATTTAACTAAATTGAAGAATAAGTTATAAAAAAAGGATAAGTTATAATTAATGCCATTAAATGATGGCATTAATTATAAAAACTGTGATATAATATTATTAATGATATATGGCTCGGGCAGAAAGAGGGGAGATACTATTAAAGATGTTAGATGGCAGTTTTTAAAATCATGTCTTATGACTAAAAAGAGCAATGTTGTTATTGACAGATATACTTTTGTTAACCGGAAAAAGAATATAAACTTTATTCGACAACATCTTTTAACCATAGAAGATGTAAAAATATCATTTTAGACTTATCTCCTCAAAACTGTACTACCGGGCCGGAAGCGGATAGGAATGGGTATGAGGGCTATATATTAATATTCAAAACCGACAAAATTATAGAAGAAAGTATTTATATAAAGATTAGAGTTAATCCACCTGATGAAGTGGTATGTATATCGTTTCACCAGGATTAATGTAAGGGGTGATATTCAATGCTAACTGCTTACTGTCCAAACTGTCAGAAAAAGCATGAATATGTTATTCGTGAAAACTTGATTGAAAATTTTAAAGGCTATCCTTTAAAGGTAAAGGAAGAAATTCCAATATGCTCTAATTGCAACAAAGAAATTTTTATACCTGAAGTTGAAGAGCAAAATTTAATTAAGCTCTATGGTGAATACAGAAAAGTGGCAAATATAGTCTCGCCTGCTGACTTAATTGATTTCAGAAACAGGTTTAATATATCTCAACGGGAACTTGTCGCAATATTAAATTGGGGGAAGATGACGGTTAACAGATACGAAAAAGGTGCAATTCCAAGTTCAAGTCATAATGATTTGCTTAAAATTATCATGAAAGATGAAATGATTTTTAAAGAGAAAGTTGAAGATGCATTTAAAAAAGGAAGAATTACAAAAAAAAGTTATAACAAAATCAAACAAAAATTTAACCATTCAATAAAAGATATGATGAAAAAATTGTGCATTCAAAGCTTGACTCATACAGAAAGTGAATATAATGGTTACAGAAAATTTGATATTGATAGGGTAACTAACTTAATTGGGTATATTGCAGATAAAGTCGAATTATATAAAACAAACCTTAATAAATTTCTGTGGTACATTGACTTTGAAAATTTCAAAAGACAAATTCGTTCAATCACCGGGATTCAGTATATGAGATACACACATGGGCCAGTTATAGAGGAATTTGGTTATAATGAGATATTAAACTTTTTTAACGATAAGTTTAAAGTGATTGAAACAGAAAGGGGCAACAATACAATTACAAAAATCGAAAGCAACAAAAATTACGACCTATCTATATTCGATGACGATGAAATTAAAGTAATTAATGATGTCATTGC
This genomic interval from Proteinivorax tanatarense contains the following:
- a CDS encoding type II TA system antitoxin MqsA family protein, whose translation is MLTAYCPNCQKKHEYVIRENLIENFKGYPLKVKEEIPICSNCNKEIFIPEVEEQNLIKLYGEYRKVANIVSPADLIDFRNRFNISQRELVAILNWGKMTVNRYEKGAIPSSSHNDLLKIIMKDEMIFKEKVEDAFKKGRITKKSYNKIKQKFNHSIKDMMKKLCIQSLTHTESEYNGYRKFDIDRVTNLIGYIADKVELYKTNLNKFLWYIDFENFKRQIRSITGIQYMRYTHGPVIEEFGYNEILNFFNDKFKVIETERGNNTITKIESNKNYDLSIFDDDEIKVINDVIAKFKDMSCIAISQRSHKEDAWKENSDKDLISYNYAMDLKENFSD
- the istB gene encoding IS21-like element helper ATPase IstB encodes the protein MEKLELIKENAKKLKLDYLNTNASQVVQDADGKSISYQQFLLNILQEEMKLKEEKAQARRLKNAGFPTLKIIEDFDLDFQKSITQRQVNSLSELEWIDRMYNLIFLGPPGVGKTHLAIALGYRAVEMGYKVSFVTMNDLMHCLKTQEISRKSKGKINKVLSSSLLIIDELGYLPISREESNLFFQLITALHEQASLIITSNKGLEDWTELLGDPALTTAVLDRITHRCELFNMSGKSYRLAHRESFFEENSRF